The Poriferisphaera corsica DNA segment ACGCCAAGCATTTAGCTGCGCATTTGAGTCGTGTCGGTGTGGATGTGGTGTTGGGATGCGTAGGGGATGGCAAGGGAGGTTGGGTGAGTGATGAAGATGGTGTGCGTGTTGTGCGGATAGATGTGCGGCGAGGAGTAGGGATGTGGGATGTGTTGGATAGGTGGAAGCCAGAGGTTGTTCATATACAGTATCCATCGAGTGAATCGTTGGCGTTGTATCTGTTTTATAAGGCGCTTAAACGGTTTTATCGGCGTGTGCCGATTGTGACGACGTTACATGAACGGCCTAATAGTTGGCGTGTTTGGCCGATTGTATGGGGGGCGAAGGTGGTGATTAGTCCGAGATGGGCGAAGCTGATGTGGGGATGGAAAATCGCCACAATGAAGCGGATGGTACATATTGCGAATGCCAGTATGTTGCCGAGTGCGAAGGTTGGGCGGGGTGGACGTGAGAAGCTGAGAGAGAAATGGGGTGTAGGAAAGAAGAAATTGGTGTTGTCGTTTGGCTTTTTGACGCCTGCGAATGAAACTGAACTATTGTTCCAGATTTGTGATGTGCGAAAACATCGGCTGGTCGTGTCGGGACGGGCGTTTGAGCAGACAGAAGCTTACCACGCGGCGTTGCGAGATCGGTGCGGTGAATATGGTTGGGATGCTGCTGAGGTGTTTTGTGGTTATCTGGATGGTCAACGGCTATCGGATTTGATGGAGGTGAGTGATGCGATTGTGTTGCCATATCGGGATGGTGGAGATGATTGGAATACGTCTTTGCTGGCGGCGATGGAGCATGAAACGTTTAAGCTGACGACATCGAAGAAAAGGCGGGGGTATGAATCAGAGACGAATACGTATTATGCGCGGATAGGTGATTTGGATGAGATGAAGAAAGCGCTGGAGAGGTATATTGGGGTGCGAGGTGGGGATGTGAGGCAAGGCCGGCAATGGGAGGATGTGGCGTCGGAGCATATGGAGGTATATGGGCGGTATATGAATGTTATTGAATGGTGTGAGGCTGTGGAGAGATCGTGAAAAAGCCAACATCACTGTGATGTTGGCTTTGAATTTACCTTGAATATAAGTCACGGAGTATGCCGTCAAAATCTACCTGATTTGAGGCAGCACTTTTTGAAAGCGTTTGTTTGAGCCGCAGGGGCAGGGGTCGTTTCGACCAAGTTTTTCTTCGAGGATTTTGTTAGCGTGAACGATGCGTATGCCGCGTTTGACGTTGGTTTCGGATGGGAAACCACGTTTGCGTTTACTCATCGGCCAGTTAAAAATTGTCCTTGTGGTATTTATTTGCCATGGTGCACCTCCGTGGTTGGGTGGCAAGAGAACATTGAAAAAGCCAGCATCGTGAAGATACTGGCTTTGAAGTTTTAAGCTCCCCCGGCTGGACTCGAACCAGCAACCTGCGGATTAACAGTCCGACGCTCTACCAATTGAGCTACAGGGGATCGCTAAGGCTTGGAATTTTAAGCATAAACAGGATTTGAAGCAAATTGTGGGGAGGTATACCCGTGGTACAGTTTAGAGGTGAGGGGAGATCGGGATGTGCTTGGGCAAGGTGCCGTCGCATGATGGTTATAAGTTATTTTAGAATAGGAATTTAAAGGTCAATGATTTTGGGCTGTTGAGGTGAGGTTTTGGCGAGAATCTCAGTCTCGATTGAATGGTTGAGGGGTCTTGATAACGTGTGGAAAGGGGGGTATGTGTGCGTTGTGTCATCAAGTTGAACTTGAAGAAAAAGAGCTTTAAATGACTGCCGTATATTGGGTTGTGTAAGTTTATGTTATATAAGGGTTTGCGGGTTTATGGGTGATGCGACTTTTACGTACTCGTAGATGGTAAGGCTGATTGATATACTTGGAGTATGGGTTCAAGAGGGGAATATGTGGGATCTGGGGAAGATTTATAAGATATGACGTTGTGTGTGGGTGCTGTGAATGACCCGTGTGGTAAAAGATGCGGAGAAATTGTCTGCATCGGAATGAAGGGTTTAGACAATGGCTACAAGCTTTGGTGCTTTATGCACTGATTTTTATATTAATCAGAAATTGGCGATGAAACTCGAGCTGCCGCGAGATCGGGAGACCGTGTTGCACTTTTTTGATCGCATGAAGCGGTCGATGCCTGAGATGCGGAAGTTTCGTCATTATGAAGGTGAGCTGGCGCTTGAGAGTGCGCGGCTTGATGCACGTTACAAATGGTTGGCGCTGTGCAAGAATCAAATCCGTGCGGGGCAAGTGAATCCTGAGACGATGAAGGAAGCGTATGACTACCATAAATTGATTATGGAGTTGAGCCCGCATTTTCTGACACTCAGTCCACTGGATATTGATTATGTGGAGGTGCTTTTTGGGTTTGATCTAGAGTGCGAACGGAATCACGATGATGTGATTTATGAGGCTTTGTATACCGGTTCGCCGCTTGCAGAGTTGTTGTATAGTGAGCATGGGAAGGTGATGGATGTGCAGCCGTCGTTGGGTGGTACGTTAACTGAGCGAGGGGATCTGCAGGTTTATTATGAGATTAAGAGTCGGCAGAAGAGTCGAAGGGGTTCGAGTCAAGCGTTTCGAGATCAGCCGTTGAGCGTGTTTTTGACGATGCGGAAGTATGAGCCGGTGGGTGATGTTCGGGATCTGGGGAAGGTGTTTAGTGAGTTGTGTGGTTATGGTGAGCAGTTGGCGATGGATAAATTGGTGCCGCATGTGATTCAGCCTATTAGTCAGTATATAACGACGGGTGGGCATGATTCGGGGCCTGATCATGGCGGTGGGATGTATCAATAAATTTAAGAAAAGACAGTGTTTTATAGACCCGCTGAGATGAGGCGGGTTTTTTTGTTGGCGTGTGGGTAAAGGCAAAAAGGCAGATAAAAAAAACTGGGCGGAGAATAAAAGTCTTGCCCTCGAACCATGGGTGTGCAACAATTGCTCAAAACATACGTGACCACGTGTGTCAATAGATGGAACAATGAAGAGGCCAGAGGCTAGCCGGGCGTGACGAATGAGTCGGGTATCAGGTTGATAAACCGGCTTAGCTGATGGTCGAAAATGGTGTATGGAACAACGATGCGTCGGTTGTGACCGGTGCGGTGTTGTCAGTAGGTATGGTGTGTGTTTCGCTACTCTTTGACAGGACGCTATCTATGAGCAGGTTCACAAAATTGTTTGTAACAGGTTGTGCGGGGCTTTTGTCGTTATCACTGTGCAGCGGATTGCTAGCTGTTGACGAGGGAGTGGAAAAGCAGAAGCCGATGACGAGTGAGTTTATTGGGGTGAATGATCATGCGATCCGATTCAAGCCCAAGCTTAATGCGCCGTTGATCAAAGATTTTATGGGGATCAATGGCCATACGTTTCAAATGAATGCGTCGATCTATAGTCCACTAGTCAAGAATGCTCGAGATTTTCATGGGATTAATTGGGATCTGGCGGATGACTCAAGTAGAAAAACAACATTTCCTATCGCAGCAAACGGGACTGATTGGAATATTATTTATGGTAGTTGGCTCGGTTCCGGCATGACGGTTGATGTGTCATTAATGATTCATCGTTTTACGGAAAAAGATTGGAAGAATGTCGAAGTTGATGCACCTGCGTACGCAAAGGCTTTTGCTGAATTTTTTGGGCCAACTAAAGGCAATGGGCTTGTGTCTTCGATCGAGATTGGTAACGAAACGAAAACATACAACGACGAGTTTTACTTGAAGGTTTTCAAGTTGATGGCTAAGGCAATTCGTGATGCGGATCCAGCGATTCGGATTTTACCTGCTTCAGTACAGTATCGTGAAAGCTCTAAATACCATCGTAATGTTGAGGTATTGCGCAATGATATTGATTTGTTTGATGTATTAAATGTTCACACTTATCCCTTCTTAAAGAAGTGGCCCAGCTATGAAATGACTTATCCTGAGCATCAAGAAATTGAATACCTCAAATCGGTTAAAGGTATTATTGAGTGGCGTGACAAGTATGCGAAGGATAAAGAGATTTGGATTACTGAATTTGGTTGGGATTCATCTACTCAAAAGCCGAATCCAAATGGTAATTGGAAAGATTGGGTTTGTGTAACTGATCGTCAGCAAGCTCAGTACATTGCTCGTTCGTACCTTATTTTTGCGGGTATGAAGGTTGATCGTGCGTATCTGTTTTGGTTTGATGATAATGATGTGCCCCAGTTGTTTGGTTCATCGGGTGTGACGCGCATGGGTAAGCCGAAAGAATCATACTGGAGTATGGAGCAAATCCAGCGTTTATTGGGTGAATATCGGTTTGATCGTAAGATCAAAGAGACAGAAAATGTATACGCATACGCTTATGTTAATGGGTCGGATGCGAATGAAGAGATATGGGCGATTTGGTCACCTACTGGTGAGGATCGTGTTGCTGAGGTTGTATTAAACGGCTTTGAGGGACAGGTCGAATGGGTTAAGCCAATGGCTGTGGGGCGTACAGGTGATTGGCACGGCGATGTTGTTTACGATGATCATATTAGTGATAAGCCAAATGGTGGATGCAAAGTCGTTAATCGTAGCCAACTAAAAGTGACCATTAGTGAATCGCCGATCTATGTGAAAATTAATAAATAATAATCTCCAATGTATTTGATGTTCGTGTTTATAAGCAACTCAATTGAGTTGCTTTTTTATACGGATATAAATAAGTATGCTTGCTGTAGTCAACGAGGCATGTATAGATTCATGCTGTAAAAATAGTGTTAAACATATTTTTTTAGCTGATACA contains these protein-coding regions:
- a CDS encoding glycoside hydrolase family protein, coding for MSRFTKLFVTGCAGLLSLSLCSGLLAVDEGVEKQKPMTSEFIGVNDHAIRFKPKLNAPLIKDFMGINGHTFQMNASIYSPLVKNARDFHGINWDLADDSSRKTTFPIAANGTDWNIIYGSWLGSGMTVDVSLMIHRFTEKDWKNVEVDAPAYAKAFAEFFGPTKGNGLVSSIEIGNETKTYNDEFYLKVFKLMAKAIRDADPAIRILPASVQYRESSKYHRNVEVLRNDIDLFDVLNVHTYPFLKKWPSYEMTYPEHQEIEYLKSVKGIIEWRDKYAKDKEIWITEFGWDSSTQKPNPNGNWKDWVCVTDRQQAQYIARSYLIFAGMKVDRAYLFWFDDNDVPQLFGSSGVTRMGKPKESYWSMEQIQRLLGEYRFDRKIKETENVYAYAYVNGSDANEEIWAIWSPTGEDRVAEVVLNGFEGQVEWVKPMAVGRTGDWHGDVVYDDHISDKPNGGCKVVNRSQLKVTISESPIYVKINK
- a CDS encoding SEC-C metal-binding domain-containing protein, which produces MSKRKRGFPSETNVKRGIRIVHANKILEEKLGRNDPCPCGSNKRFQKVLPQIR
- a CDS encoding glycosyltransferase, with the protein product MRLLILTGRIEGCGIGMYAKHLAAHLSRVGVDVVLGCVGDGKGGWVSDEDGVRVVRIDVRRGVGMWDVLDRWKPEVVHIQYPSSESLALYLFYKALKRFYRRVPIVTTLHERPNSWRVWPIVWGAKVVISPRWAKLMWGWKIATMKRMVHIANASMLPSAKVGRGGREKLREKWGVGKKKLVLSFGFLTPANETELLFQICDVRKHRLVVSGRAFEQTEAYHAALRDRCGEYGWDAAEVFCGYLDGQRLSDLMEVSDAIVLPYRDGGDDWNTSLLAAMEHETFKLTTSKKRRGYESETNTYYARIGDLDEMKKALERYIGVRGGDVRQGRQWEDVASEHMEVYGRYMNVIEWCEAVERS